The following coding sequences are from one Lolium rigidum isolate FL_2022 chromosome 6, APGP_CSIRO_Lrig_0.1, whole genome shotgun sequence window:
- the LOC124662004 gene encoding ubiquitin-conjugating enzyme E2 27: MVDVSRVQKELTECNRDSDVSGVSIALHDGGSSITHLTGTIAGPLDTPYQGGIFRIDIRLPGGYPFEPPKMQFITKVWHPNISSQNGAICLDILKDQWSPALTLKTALLSLQALLSAPAPDDPQDAVVAQQYLRDKSTFVNTARYWTEAYAKSDSTGMEEKVQKLVEMGFPEDMVRSALKSVNGDENMALEKLCSG; encoded by the exons ATGGTGGACGTGTCGCGCGTGCAGAAGGAGCTGACGGAGTGCAACCGGGACTCGGACGTCTCCGGCGTCTCCATCGCGCTCCACGACGGGGGCTCCAGCATCACCCACCTCACCGGCACCATCGCCGGGCCCCTCGACACCCCCTACCAGGGCGGCATCTTCCGCATCGACATCCGCCTCCCAG GTGGCTATCCGTTTGAGCCTCCCAAGATGCAGTTCATCACCAAAGTATG GCACCCAAACATTAGCAGCCAGAATGGAGCAATTTGCTTGGACATACTGAAAGATCAGTGGAGCCCAGCCCTTACCTTGAAGACGGCGTTGCTATCCCTTCAAGCTCTGCTTTCTGCTCCAGCCCCTGATGATCCTCAGGATGCTGTTGTTGCACAACAG TATCTACGTGACAAGTCCACATTTGTCAATACTGCTCGCTATTGGACGGAGGCATATGCAAAGAGCGACTCCaccggcatggaagagaag GTGCAGAAGCTGGTAGAGATGGGCTTCCCTGAGGATATGGTGAGAAGTGCCCTGAAGAGTGTCAACGGCGACGAGAACATGGCCCTCGAAAAGCTCTGCTCCGGCTGA